Proteins from one Burkholderia oklahomensis C6786 genomic window:
- the rplC gene encoding 50S ribosomal protein L3, whose product MSLGLVGRKVGMTRIFTAEGDSIPVTVLDVSDNRVTQIKTVETDGYTAVQVAFGSRRASRVTKPLAGHLAKAGVEAGEILKEFRIDAAKAAELSNGAIVGPDLFEVGQKVDVQGVSIGKGYAGTIKRYNFGSGRASHGNSRSHNVPGSIGMAQDPGRVFPGKRMTGHMGDETVTVQNLEIARIDADRKLLLVKGAVPGAKGGKVFVTPAVKTRAVKGAK is encoded by the coding sequence ATGAGCCTTGGACTCGTAGGTCGCAAGGTTGGCATGACCCGTATCTTCACGGCTGAAGGGGATTCGATTCCCGTCACCGTGCTCGACGTGTCGGACAACCGCGTGACGCAGATCAAGACTGTTGAAACCGACGGCTACACGGCCGTGCAGGTTGCATTCGGCTCCCGCCGCGCATCGCGCGTGACGAAGCCGCTGGCAGGTCATCTCGCCAAAGCCGGTGTCGAAGCCGGTGAAATCCTCAAGGAATTCCGCATCGATGCGGCCAAGGCAGCCGAACTGTCGAATGGCGCCATCGTTGGCCCGGATCTGTTCGAAGTGGGCCAGAAGGTCGACGTGCAAGGCGTGTCGATCGGTAAGGGCTACGCCGGCACGATCAAGCGCTACAACTTCGGTTCCGGCCGTGCGTCGCACGGTAACTCGCGCTCGCACAACGTGCCGGGCTCGATCGGCATGGCGCAGGATCCGGGTCGTGTGTTCCCGGGCAAGCGCATGACGGGTCACATGGGTGACGAGACGGTGACGGTTCAGAACCTCGAAATCGCTCGCATCGACGCCGATCGCAAGCTGCTGCTCGTCAAGGGTGCAGTTCCGGGTGCGAAGGGCGGCAAGGTTTTCGTGACGCCGGCCGTGAAGACGCGTGCCGTGAAGGGGGCGAAATAA
- the rplD gene encoding 50S ribosomal protein L4 codes for MELKLLNSNGQEGAVVNASDVVFGRDYNEALIHQVVVAYQANARQGNRAQKDREQVKHTTKKPWRQKGTGRARAGMSSSPLWRGGGRIFPNSPDENFSHKVNKKMHRAGLCSIFSQLAREGRLSVVEDIVLEAPKTKLLADKFKAMGLESVLVITDTVDENLYLASRNLPHVAVVEPRYADPLSLIYFKKVLVTKAAVAQIEELLS; via the coding sequence ATGGAACTCAAGCTCCTGAATTCGAATGGTCAGGAAGGTGCGGTGGTCAACGCGTCGGACGTCGTGTTCGGCCGTGACTACAACGAAGCGCTGATCCATCAGGTCGTCGTTGCTTACCAGGCGAACGCTCGCCAGGGCAACCGCGCGCAGAAGGATCGCGAGCAAGTCAAGCACACGACCAAGAAGCCGTGGCGCCAGAAGGGTACGGGCCGTGCTCGTGCCGGTATGTCGTCGAGCCCGCTGTGGCGTGGCGGTGGCCGGATCTTCCCGAACTCGCCCGACGAAAACTTCTCGCACAAGGTCAACAAGAAGATGCATCGCGCAGGTCTCTGCTCGATCTTCTCGCAGCTGGCCCGCGAAGGCCGTCTGTCGGTCGTCGAGGACATCGTTCTCGAAGCGCCGAAGACCAAGCTGCTGGCCGACAAGTTCAAGGCCATGGGTCTCGAATCCGTGCTGGTCATTACCGACACGGTCGACGAAAACCTGTACCTCGCGTCGCGCAACCTGCCGCATGTGGCGGTTGTCGAGCCGCGCTACGCTGACCCGCTGTCGCTGATCTACTTCAAGAAAGTGCTGGTCACGAAGGCTGCGGTCGCCCAGATCGAGGAGTTGCTGTCATGA
- the rplW gene encoding 50S ribosomal protein L23, with amino-acid sequence MSEIRKNDHRLMQVLLAPVISEKATLVADKNEQVVFEVAPDATKQEVKAAVELLFKVEVDSVNVLVQKGKQKRFGRSMGRRKDVKKAYVCLKPGQEINFEAEAK; translated from the coding sequence ATGAGCGAGATTCGCAAGAACGATCATCGTTTGATGCAGGTCCTGCTCGCACCGGTGATCTCCGAAAAGGCGACGCTGGTTGCCGACAAGAACGAGCAAGTCGTGTTCGAAGTCGCACCGGATGCCACGAAGCAGGAAGTGAAGGCGGCTGTCGAGCTGCTGTTCAAGGTTGAAGTTGATTCGGTCAACGTGCTGGTTCAGAAGGGCAAGCAAAAGCGCTTCGGCCGCTCGATGGGTCGCCGCAAGGACGTGAAGAAGGCGTACGTCTGCCTGAAGCCCGGCCAGGAAATCAACTTTGAAGCGGAGGCCAAGTAA
- the rplB gene encoding 50S ribosomal protein L2, which translates to MAIVKVKPTSPGRRAMVKVVNKDLHKGKPHAALLDTQSSKAGRNNNGRITTRHQGGGHKQHYRVIDFRRTKDGIPAKVERLEYDPNRSANIALVLYADGERRYIIAPKGVTVGQQLMSGAEAPIRAGNTLPIRNIPVGTTIHCIEMLPGKGAQMARSAGTSAMLLAREGVYAQVRLRSGEIRRVHIECRATIGEVGNEEHSLRQIGKAGANRWRGIRPTVRGVAMNPIDHPHGGGEGRTAAGRDPVSPWGTPTKGFRTRRNKRTTTMIVQRRHKR; encoded by the coding sequence ATGGCAATCGTGAAAGTTAAGCCGACTTCGCCGGGTCGCCGCGCGATGGTCAAGGTGGTCAACAAGGACCTGCACAAGGGCAAGCCGCACGCAGCGCTGCTCGACACGCAGAGCTCCAAGGCTGGCCGCAACAACAACGGCCGTATCACGACGCGTCACCAGGGTGGCGGTCACAAGCAGCACTACCGCGTGATTGATTTCCGTCGCACGAAGGACGGCATTCCGGCGAAGGTCGAGCGTCTCGAATACGACCCGAACCGCAGCGCAAACATCGCGCTGGTGCTGTACGCCGACGGCGAGCGCCGCTACATCATCGCGCCGAAGGGCGTGACGGTGGGCCAGCAGCTGATGTCGGGCGCGGAAGCGCCGATCCGCGCGGGCAACACGCTGCCGATCCGCAACATTCCGGTCGGTACGACGATCCACTGCATCGAAATGCTGCCGGGCAAGGGTGCGCAGATGGCGCGTTCGGCCGGTACTTCGGCGATGCTGCTCGCGCGCGAAGGCGTGTATGCGCAGGTTCGTCTGCGTTCGGGCGAAATCCGCCGCGTGCATATCGAGTGCCGTGCGACGATCGGTGAAGTCGGTAACGAAGAGCACAGCCTCCGCCAGATCGGCAAGGCCGGTGCGAACCGCTGGCGCGGTATCCGCCCGACGGTGCGTGGCGTTGCAATGAACCCGATCGACCACCCGCACGGTGGTGGTGAGGGCCGGACCGCCGCAGGCCGCGACCCGGTGAGCCCGTGGGGCACGCCGACGAAGGGCTTCCGCACGCGTCGCAACAAGCGCACGACGACGATGATCGTCCAGCGCCGTCACAAGCGTTAA
- the rpsS gene encoding 30S ribosomal protein S19 encodes MARSVKKGPFCDAHLLKKVEAAAASRDKKPIKTWSRRSTILPDFIGLTIAVHNGRQHVPVYISENMVGHKLGEFALTRTFKGHAADKKAKK; translated from the coding sequence ATGGCACGTTCTGTTAAAAAAGGTCCGTTCTGCGACGCCCATTTGCTGAAGAAAGTTGAGGCGGCTGCAGCTTCGCGCGACAAGAAGCCGATCAAGACCTGGTCGCGTCGTTCGACGATCCTTCCGGACTTCATCGGCCTGACGATCGCCGTGCACAACGGCCGTCAACACGTTCCGGTGTACATCTCGGAAAACATGGTCGGCCACAAGCTTGGCGAGTTCGCACTGACCCGTACGTTCAAGGGTCACGCGGCCGACAAGAAGGCCAAGAAATAA